The Petrotoga sp. 9PW.55.5.1 sequence TCCCAACTATGGCTATCTTTTCGTTTTTGCCTATGAATAGGTTTATATCTTTTAAAACTAACTCATCTTTGTATGTGAAAGAGACTTTGTTGTATTTAATGTCATAATTTTTAGGAAAAGAATAAATTCCTTCACTTTCTTCTTCTGGGAGATCAAGTATTTCAAAGAACCTTTGTGAAAGGGTGTCTGCTCGTTGTAATTGTGCAAGCTGTTCGTTGATATTTTTAAGAGGAACAAAAAGCCCCGTAGAAAATTGATAAAAGGCAAGTAAAGTCCCAATTGTTAAAATATTAGACATCATTAGATATCCTCCAACTCCAAGTATTAATGGTGTGGTGATAGATATGATTAAATATACTCCCTGATCTAATTTAAGAAAATCCTTTATGTATTTTTTCATGCTATTTTTCCAGTTTTCAGTTCTTTCACTAACCTTTTGCTGAAAAAAAGTTTCTTTAGAAAGTATTTTTACAGTATTTATACCTTCTGTCTTTTCTCTCAAACTTTCCATAACGTTGCTGTATTCTTTCCTTTCTTCAGATGAAGATTGTTGAAAGTTTTTGCTGAATTTATTCAATATCAAATAATAAAAAGGTATTGTTGCAAGTACCACTATAGTAAGATGCCAACTAAAAAGGAATAATACAGTTAAAATAAGTGCGAGTTGTAGAAGGTTTAGGTATATAGAAGGTTTTGTTAGTATTAGAAAATTAGCAACTTCAGATGCATCAGATGCTATTCTTGTTAAAAAATCGCCTAACAAAGTTTTATCAGAATATAAAAAAGGAACTTTTTGAATTTTGTTATATAGAATAATTTGTTCTTTTTTTGTTACGCTTATTTGATATACATTTGAGAAATAATCTGTTGCAAGTCCAATCAAAAATTGCCCAATTATTATTGTTAAGAATATTGCCATCACTGGAGGAATTAAAGAAAACCTTTCAGCAGTTATTACATTATCGATTAAAAATCTTATAATGAAAGGATTTGCAACAAGAAGTAGATAACTGAAAAAAGTTAAGAGATAAATATTGAATATTTGTCTTTTATATTTTTTCGAATATTTAAATAACCTTTTAACATTTTTAGAAACTATCGTAGAGTTCATGGGAAAACTCCTTTTTCATCTACATAATTTCTTTTTTATTATTTTATTATATCCTCTATCTACAAATCCAT is a genomic window containing:
- a CDS encoding ABC transporter ATP-binding protein — protein: MNSTIVSKNVKRLFKYSKKYKRQIFNIYLLTFFSYLLLVANPFIIRFLIDNVITAERFSLIPPVMAIFLTIIIGQFLIGLATDYFSNVYQISVTKKEQIILYNKIQKVPFLYSDKTLLGDFLTRIASDASEVANFLILTKPSIYLNLLQLALILTVLFLFSWHLTIVVLATIPFYYLILNKFSKNFQQSSSEERKEYSNVMESLREKTEGINTVKILSKETFFQQKVSERTENWKNSMKKYIKDFLKLDQGVYLIISITTPLILGVGGYLMMSNILTIGTLLAFYQFSTGLFVPLKNINEQLAQLQRADTLSQRFFEILDLPEEESEGIYSFPKNYDIKYNKVSFTYKDELVLKDINLFIGKNEKIAIVG